One region of Termitidicoccus mucosus genomic DNA includes:
- a CDS encoding type I restriction endonuclease subunit R, with amino-acid sequence MTDPTKELAFQNDVIAQMLAAGWKRGAAENYDRALALYPEDVTGFVKDTQPEQWQKFCALYPANPEQKFLERVAAQLDKADPNAADQTMRTFGTLGVLRHELRDRGTRFSLCQFRPEHDLNPDTLARYGKNRLRLVPELVYSPWATEAELAATGIKAKAWRIDLVLFVNGLPVATLELKSEFKQAADRAIKQYKATRLPVDPVTKKPEPLLTFKRGALVHFAVSQYEVAMTTRLAGDATVFLPFNRGTRDGGAGNDVPKDVNRYATDYLWNEVLLPDNLLNILARFVHLEIKEKEDWDGRKYKQEAMIFPRYHQWDVVQKLLATSRAEGPGHKYLIQHSAGSGKSNSIAWTAHRLSSLYTAKGEKQFHSVIVVTDRTVLDDQLQETIYQFEHTDGVVGRINREEGEGSKSEKLATALEGAQPIIIVTLQTFPFVLRAIENSVSLKERRYAIIADEAHSSQSGSTARQLKEVLMIEGGDDEEKELSADDMIAAAVASRRANSNLSFFAFTATPKTKTLELFGRLPNPGEAPSKQNKPEAFHVYSMRQAIEEGFILDVLKNYTNYKVAYQLALKIQQTEETVESRKAQVKLNQWVRLHDYNIAQKVQVIIEHFKTRVMGLLGGHAKAMVVTSSRKEAVRYKLSFDRYIAEKGYAKIYGMVAFSGEVEFTEKDPNPAGLLGTKFTEISMNPGLKGRDMRKAFDSPDYQVLIVANKFQTGFDQPKLCAMYVDKKLGGVECVQTLSRLNRVYPGKAATGTFVLDFFNEPEDILNAFLPYYQTAKLDDVSDPNLIFDLNEKLRAAGIFQWPEVEQFCTAFFQKSKSNAALANICKPAVQRWQIRYKAAVLAWQQTRDLLERVKKTGDAVLRANAEKNHKDAKKEKDALEIFKKDLGTFVRFYEFMSQIVDYDDANLEKLSLYARNLAPLLREQAVDDDDVDLNHVVLSHYRLSKIKQQDLMLEEEQAPYGLKPGEGVGSAKARDRKEELLSQIIARLNELFLTDNLTEQDLVNYAYTVRDKVRENEKVMSQLANNSDEQAMLGDFPKAVDDAILDSSAAHENQKLQLLSDPKKAAIFAKLVFDLIKMAG; translated from the coding sequence ATGACCGACCCGACCAAGGAACTCGCCTTTCAAAACGACGTCATCGCCCAGATGCTCGCCGCCGGCTGGAAGCGCGGCGCGGCGGAGAATTACGACCGCGCCCTCGCACTCTATCCGGAGGACGTGACCGGTTTCGTGAAGGACACCCAGCCCGAGCAGTGGCAAAAATTCTGCGCGCTCTATCCGGCCAACCCCGAGCAAAAGTTCCTCGAACGCGTCGCCGCCCAGCTCGACAAGGCCGACCCCAACGCGGCCGACCAGACCATGCGCACCTTCGGCACGCTCGGCGTGCTGCGCCACGAGCTGCGCGACCGCGGCACCCGTTTCTCGCTCTGCCAGTTCAGGCCCGAGCACGATCTCAACCCCGACACGCTCGCCCGTTACGGCAAAAACCGCCTACGCCTCGTGCCCGAGCTGGTTTACAGCCCTTGGGCGACCGAGGCCGAGCTCGCCGCCACCGGCATCAAGGCCAAGGCCTGGCGCATCGACCTCGTGCTCTTCGTCAACGGCCTGCCCGTCGCCACGCTGGAGCTGAAATCCGAGTTCAAGCAGGCCGCCGACCGCGCGATCAAACAATACAAGGCCACCCGCCTGCCGGTGGACCCGGTCACGAAAAAACCCGAGCCGCTCCTCACCTTCAAACGCGGCGCGCTCGTCCACTTCGCGGTCAGCCAATACGAGGTTGCCATGACCACCCGCCTCGCGGGCGACGCCACGGTGTTCCTGCCCTTCAACCGCGGCACCAGGGACGGCGGCGCGGGCAACGACGTGCCGAAAGACGTCAACCGCTACGCCACCGACTACCTGTGGAACGAAGTGCTGTTGCCCGACAACCTGCTCAATATTCTCGCGCGTTTCGTTCACCTCGAAATCAAGGAGAAGGAGGATTGGGACGGCCGGAAGTATAAGCAGGAGGCGATGATCTTCCCGCGTTACCACCAGTGGGATGTCGTGCAAAAACTGCTCGCGACTTCGCGCGCCGAGGGCCCCGGCCACAAATACCTCATCCAGCACAGCGCCGGCTCGGGCAAATCCAACTCCATCGCCTGGACCGCCCACCGGCTCTCCTCGCTCTACACCGCCAAGGGCGAAAAGCAGTTTCACTCCGTCATCGTCGTCACCGACCGCACCGTGCTCGACGACCAGCTCCAGGAAACGATCTACCAGTTCGAGCACACCGACGGTGTGGTCGGCCGCATCAACCGCGAGGAGGGCGAGGGCTCAAAATCCGAGAAACTCGCGACGGCGCTGGAGGGCGCGCAGCCCATCATCATCGTCACCCTCCAGACCTTCCCCTTCGTGCTCCGCGCCATCGAAAACAGCGTGAGCCTGAAGGAGCGCCGCTACGCCATCATCGCCGACGAGGCCCACTCCTCGCAAAGCGGCTCGACCGCGCGGCAGTTGAAGGAAGTGCTCATGATCGAGGGCGGCGACGACGAGGAAAAGGAACTCTCAGCCGATGACATGATCGCCGCCGCGGTGGCCTCGCGCCGGGCCAATTCCAACCTGAGCTTCTTCGCCTTCACCGCCACACCCAAGACCAAGACGCTGGAGCTGTTCGGGCGTTTGCCCAATCCCGGCGAAGCGCCGTCCAAACAAAACAAGCCCGAAGCCTTCCACGTTTACAGCATGCGGCAGGCAATCGAGGAGGGCTTCATCCTCGACGTGCTGAAAAACTACACGAATTACAAAGTCGCCTACCAACTCGCGCTCAAGATCCAGCAGACCGAGGAGACGGTCGAAAGCCGTAAGGCCCAGGTGAAACTCAACCAGTGGGTGCGCCTGCACGACTACAACATCGCGCAAAAAGTGCAGGTCATCATTGAGCATTTCAAAACCCGCGTCATGGGCCTGCTCGGCGGTCACGCCAAGGCAATGGTCGTCACCAGCTCCCGCAAGGAGGCGGTGCGCTACAAGCTGAGCTTCGACAGATACATCGCCGAGAAAGGCTACGCCAAGATCTACGGCATGGTGGCTTTCTCCGGCGAGGTGGAGTTCACCGAGAAAGACCCCAACCCGGCCGGCCTGCTCGGCACCAAGTTCACCGAGATCAGCATGAACCCCGGCCTCAAAGGCCGCGACATGCGCAAGGCCTTCGACTCGCCCGACTATCAGGTGTTGATCGTGGCCAACAAATTTCAGACCGGCTTCGACCAGCCCAAGCTCTGCGCCATGTATGTGGACAAAAAACTCGGCGGCGTGGAGTGCGTGCAGACCCTCTCGCGCCTCAATCGCGTCTATCCCGGCAAGGCCGCGACCGGCACCTTCGTCCTGGATTTCTTCAACGAGCCGGAAGACATCCTCAACGCCTTCCTGCCCTACTACCAGACCGCGAAGCTCGATGACGTTTCCGATCCCAACCTGATTTTCGACCTCAACGAAAAGCTGCGCGCGGCGGGCATTTTCCAGTGGCCGGAAGTCGAGCAGTTCTGCACCGCGTTTTTCCAGAAGAGCAAAAGCAACGCCGCGCTCGCCAACATCTGCAAACCGGCGGTGCAGCGCTGGCAAATCCGCTACAAGGCCGCCGTGCTCGCCTGGCAGCAGACTCGCGACCTGCTGGAGCGCGTCAAAAAGACCGGCGACGCCGTGCTGCGGGCCAACGCGGAAAAGAACCACAAGGACGCGAAGAAGGAGAAAGACGCGCTGGAGATCTTTAAGAAGGACCTCGGCACCTTCGTGCGTTTCTACGAGTTCATGTCGCAGATCGTGGACTATGACGACGCGAACCTGGAAAAGCTCAGCCTCTACGCCCGCAACCTCGCCCCCCTGCTCCGTGAGCAAGCCGTCGATGACGACGACGTGGACCTAAACCACGTCGTCCTGAGCCACTACCGCCTGTCCAAGATCAAGCAGCAGGACCTGATGCTGGAGGAGGAACAAGCTCCCTATGGCCTGAAGCCGGGCGAAGGAGTAGGCTCGGCCAAGGCGAGAGATCGCAAGGAGGAGCTTCTTTCGCAGATCATCGCGCGCCTCAACGAACTCTTCCTCACCGACAACCTGACCGAGCAGGACTTGGTGAACTACGCCTACACCGTCCGTGACAAGGTCCGGGAAAACGAAAAGGTCATGAGTCAGCTCGCCAACAACAGCGACGAGCAGGCCATGCTGGGCGATTTCCCGAAGGCGGTGGACGATGCGATTCTCGACAGCAGCGCCGCCCACGAAAACCAGAAGCTACAACTTCTCTCTGACCCGAAGAAAGCCGCCATTTTCGCAAAACTGGTTTTCGATCTCATCAAGATGGCGGGGTGA
- a CDS encoding O-antigen ligase family protein, protein MSLSAKETFVALLALGFAVCAGIWIAQGEMLLPVAVGGALLCVIAARVSPIGFNALVLGLLVTGYVIGNRGFAQLTVSGSLPLFPAEIGMAATLSVLAWACARERRLPLRRDGLNLALVLWMVLCTVRLPFDVRTHGVMALRDFAMVYYALFFFVAQQAMEEPAHRRWLRRCLLGSTLVMLPLYGVFLLRRDFFLETLTVRGLPLVWFKGDLAGTFMSLGALSWFLEYERDRRRWWAVPVALALAAGMVATQNRAAMLALAVGAAWLAAAGRWRFAGWLAASGAAAALAILLWAQATNRPWTRTPLHGVYQRVVSVVDWQGKGSYTAEGAESKGDNNRFRAVWWTTVVNETIAGDPWTGLGYGHDLAENFLRAYYADSNDEFTTRSPHNLLISIFARTGAAGLAAFLLVAVCMVRRTWRAARTCANSRDGATLADGLGPWCCAWAILASACFGVVLEGPMGAVVFWILLGAAAAWRTEPAGAKALRED, encoded by the coding sequence GTGAGTCTTTCCGCCAAAGAAACCTTTGTCGCCCTGCTCGCGCTCGGCTTCGCCGTGTGCGCCGGCATCTGGATCGCGCAAGGCGAGATGCTGCTGCCGGTCGCAGTCGGCGGCGCGTTGCTCTGCGTGATCGCGGCGCGCGTGTCGCCGATCGGGTTCAATGCGCTCGTGCTCGGCTTGCTTGTCACCGGCTATGTCATCGGCAACCGCGGGTTCGCGCAACTCACCGTCTCGGGCAGCCTGCCGCTTTTCCCGGCGGAAATCGGCATGGCGGCGACGCTTTCGGTCCTGGCTTGGGCCTGCGCCAGGGAGCGCCGCCTCCCGCTGCGGCGCGACGGGCTCAACCTCGCGCTGGTCCTGTGGATGGTGCTGTGCACGGTGCGGCTCCCGTTCGACGTGCGCACCCACGGCGTGATGGCGCTGCGCGATTTCGCGATGGTTTATTACGCGCTGTTTTTCTTCGTCGCGCAGCAGGCCATGGAGGAGCCCGCGCACCGGCGCTGGCTGCGGCGCTGCCTGCTGGGAAGCACCTTGGTGATGCTGCCGCTTTACGGGGTGTTTTTGCTGCGGCGGGATTTTTTTCTGGAAACGCTGACCGTGCGCGGGCTGCCGCTGGTTTGGTTCAAGGGCGACCTGGCCGGCACCTTCATGTCCCTGGGCGCGTTGTCATGGTTTCTTGAATACGAACGCGACCGGCGGCGCTGGTGGGCGGTGCCGGTCGCCCTGGCGCTGGCCGCGGGCATGGTCGCGACGCAAAACCGCGCGGCGATGCTCGCGCTGGCCGTCGGCGCGGCCTGGCTGGCCGCGGCGGGCCGCTGGCGGTTCGCCGGCTGGCTGGCCGCCTCGGGCGCGGCGGCGGCGCTGGCGATCCTGCTTTGGGCCCAGGCGACAAACCGCCCGTGGACCCGCACGCCGCTGCACGGGGTTTACCAACGCGTGGTGTCGGTCGTGGACTGGCAGGGCAAGGGCAGCTATACGGCCGAGGGCGCGGAATCGAAGGGCGACAACAACCGTTTCCGGGCGGTCTGGTGGACGACCGTGGTCAACGAAACCATCGCGGGCGATCCATGGACAGGACTGGGTTACGGGCACGATCTGGCGGAAAATTTCCTGCGCGCCTACTATGCGGACTCGAACGACGAATTCACGACGCGCAGCCCCCACAATCTGCTCATTTCGATTTTCGCCCGCACCGGCGCGGCCGGACTGGCGGCATTCCTGCTGGTCGCGGTCTGCATGGTGCGGCGCACTTGGCGCGCGGCGCGGACATGCGCGAACTCGCGCGATGGCGCGACGCTGGCGGACGGACTGGGGCCGTGGTGCTGTGCGTGGGCCATCCTGGCCAGCGCGTGTTTCGGCGTGGTGCTCGAGGGGCCGATGGGCGCGGTCGTGTTCTGGATTCTGCTCGGCGCGGCGGCGGCATGGCGGACGGAGCCGGCCGGCGCGAAGGCGTTGCGCGAGGATTAA
- a CDS encoding Rne/Rng family ribonuclease has protein sequence MSVTSQPAPENGNDKPEQDDPIQRYDEELTNPPPQTEAEPVDSAELKAGARERAKQRPLLQKILSVFQKEKTTFRELIINSEPLEKRVALLVDGTLEKFEIERESDNRMVGGIYKGRIKNLDPGLKAAFVDIGYSKNAFLHYWDMLPAAADSSVEVVRVNKKKNAAPRPAEPTVKDIPGMYPPGSEIVIQVTKGPIGTKGPRTTTNLAIPGRYLVLMPYSDQCGISRKIEDPRERQRLKHLINRLTIPEGMSVIVRTAGEGKKERYFVRDLHLLLKTWANIQSRMQTEKSPACLYQEPDLVERTVRDFLTEEVDRVLIDNPEDHERTQNLVAQISKRSRSKIAFYKDNIPIFERFNIERQIEQTFQRKVPLPSGGEIVIDETEALIAIDVNTGSHKNRGGDEKNTIYAVNLEAAQEIARQIRLRNLGGLIIIDFIDMKERRHRNAVYEKMVAAMAEDKAKNHILPISQLGIMQMTRQRQQESLASNLYTDCPYCRGRGIVKSATTMSVELQRKLSSVVRRLQSRNDGKTYSLRVLVHPSILERLRSEDAELLVRMEKLFGVKLAFRADLNYHVENFKIVNANTNEEYR, from the coding sequence ATGAGTGTCACATCCCAACCCGCACCCGAAAATGGCAACGACAAACCTGAGCAGGACGATCCCATCCAGCGCTATGACGAGGAACTCACCAATCCTCCCCCGCAAACCGAAGCCGAGCCCGTCGATTCCGCCGAGCTGAAAGCCGGAGCCCGCGAGCGCGCCAAACAGCGCCCGCTCCTCCAAAAAATCCTCTCCGTGTTCCAGAAGGAAAAAACCACCTTCCGCGAACTCATCATCAACTCCGAGCCCCTCGAAAAACGCGTCGCCCTCCTCGTTGACGGCACCCTCGAAAAATTCGAGATCGAGCGCGAGTCCGACAACCGCATGGTCGGCGGCATCTACAAGGGCCGCATCAAGAATCTCGACCCCGGCCTCAAGGCCGCGTTCGTCGACATCGGCTACAGCAAAAACGCCTTCCTCCATTACTGGGACATGCTCCCCGCCGCCGCCGACTCGTCCGTCGAGGTCGTCCGCGTGAACAAAAAGAAAAACGCCGCCCCGCGCCCCGCCGAGCCCACGGTCAAGGACATCCCCGGCATGTATCCGCCCGGCAGCGAAATCGTCATCCAGGTGACCAAGGGCCCCATCGGCACCAAAGGCCCGCGCACCACGACCAACCTCGCCATCCCCGGACGCTACCTCGTCCTCATGCCCTACTCCGACCAGTGCGGCATTTCCCGGAAAATCGAGGACCCGCGCGAACGCCAGCGCCTCAAGCACCTCATCAACCGGCTCACCATCCCCGAAGGCATGAGCGTGATCGTGCGCACCGCCGGCGAGGGCAAAAAGGAACGCTACTTTGTCCGCGACCTGCACCTCCTGCTCAAGACCTGGGCCAACATCCAGTCCCGCATGCAGACGGAAAAATCCCCCGCCTGCCTCTACCAGGAGCCCGACCTCGTCGAGCGCACCGTGCGCGACTTCCTCACCGAGGAGGTGGACCGCGTGCTCATCGACAACCCCGAGGACCACGAGCGCACCCAGAACCTCGTCGCCCAGATCAGCAAGCGCTCCCGCTCGAAAATCGCGTTCTACAAGGACAACATCCCGATCTTCGAGCGCTTCAACATCGAGCGCCAGATCGAGCAGACCTTCCAGCGCAAGGTTCCGCTCCCCAGCGGCGGCGAGATCGTGATCGACGAGACCGAGGCGCTCATCGCCATCGACGTCAACACCGGCTCCCACAAAAACCGCGGCGGCGACGAGAAAAACACCATCTACGCCGTGAACCTCGAGGCCGCGCAGGAGATCGCCCGCCAGATCCGCCTCCGCAACCTCGGCGGCCTCATCATCATCGACTTCATCGACATGAAGGAGCGCCGCCACCGCAACGCCGTTTACGAAAAAATGGTCGCGGCCATGGCCGAGGACAAGGCGAAGAACCACATCCTTCCCATCTCGCAGCTCGGCATCATGCAAATGACGCGCCAGCGCCAGCAGGAGTCGCTCGCGAGCAACCTCTACACCGACTGCCCCTACTGCCGCGGACGCGGCATTGTGAAGTCGGCCACGACGATGTCGGTTGAGCTTCAGCGCAAACTCAGCTCCGTGGTCCGCCGCCTCCAGTCGCGCAACGACGGCAAGACGTATTCGCTCCGCGTGCTTGTGCACCCCAGCATCCTCGAACGCCTCCGCAGTGAGGACGCCGAGCTGCTCGTGCGCATGGAAAAGCTCTTCGGCGTGAAACTGGCCTTCCGCGCCGACCTGAACTACCACGTGGAAAACTTCAAGATCGTGAACGCAAACACGAACGAGGAATACCGGTAA
- a CDS encoding FtsW/RodA/SpoVE family cell cycle protein produces MPANARNSLLELFGVLKIKTEGRYDWLTPMAMGFLCIIGVMFIYSAQLERHGSAWKAQIVFLAVAAVVYVTVSLIDYRFWLGVAHWIYALCMVPLVIVLIPGVGDSQYGAQRWLDFGVFKYQPSETAKIAVLLMSASILARSQIGTVRESLEALAKLALAAGFPIILILWQPDLKSAIVLPPMLFAMLYVSKLSLRFFAVALGAFVLLVGIVAWDAVGYVGFMEKNGYSYQNSEERDLYNKHSWLPLRGYQRNRILTFAAPDIIDKRGTESAYNLNQSLISVGSGGLTGKGWTQGAQAQLGYLPPAVSHNDFIVSVIAEETGFLGSLTVLSLFGVVLFNSVRIAGLARDRFGTLICIGVTMIFMVHVFVNIAMSIGLVPITGIPLPFISYGGSFVLSCCLLQGLVQSVYRFRKDFS; encoded by the coding sequence ATGCCAGCCAATGCCCGCAATTCACTGCTTGAATTGTTTGGCGTCCTGAAAATCAAAACCGAGGGACGCTACGATTGGCTTACCCCGATGGCGATGGGCTTTCTTTGCATCATCGGCGTGATGTTCATCTACAGCGCCCAGCTCGAACGGCACGGCAGCGCATGGAAGGCGCAGATCGTTTTTCTCGCCGTGGCGGCGGTGGTCTATGTGACCGTTTCGTTGATCGACTACCGTTTTTGGCTGGGCGTGGCCCACTGGATTTATGCACTCTGCATGGTGCCGCTGGTTATTGTTCTCATTCCCGGCGTGGGCGATTCCCAATACGGCGCGCAACGCTGGCTCGATTTCGGCGTGTTCAAGTATCAGCCCTCCGAAACCGCCAAGATCGCCGTGCTCCTCATGTCCGCGAGCATTCTGGCCCGCTCGCAGATCGGCACGGTGCGCGAATCGCTCGAGGCGCTGGCGAAATTGGCGCTTGCGGCGGGATTTCCCATCATCCTTATCCTTTGGCAGCCCGACCTGAAATCGGCCATTGTCCTGCCGCCCATGCTCTTCGCGATGCTCTACGTCTCCAAGCTCTCGCTGCGGTTTTTCGCGGTGGCGCTCGGCGCGTTCGTGCTCCTCGTGGGCATCGTCGCGTGGGATGCCGTGGGCTATGTGGGCTTCATGGAGAAAAACGGCTACTCCTACCAGAACAGCGAGGAGCGCGACCTCTACAACAAACATTCCTGGCTGCCGCTCCGCGGCTACCAGCGCAACCGCATCCTCACGTTCGCCGCGCCCGACATCATTGACAAGCGGGGCACCGAGTCGGCCTACAACCTCAACCAATCTCTCATCTCCGTCGGCTCCGGCGGACTCACCGGCAAGGGCTGGACCCAGGGCGCGCAAGCCCAGCTCGGCTACCTGCCCCCCGCCGTCTCGCACAACGATTTTATTGTCTCGGTCATCGCCGAGGAAACTGGATTTTTGGGAAGCCTCACGGTTCTCAGCCTGTTTGGAGTGGTCTTGTTCAACAGCGTTCGCATCGCCGGTCTCGCACGGGACCGGTTCGGCACACTGATCTGCATCGGTGTGACGATGATTTTCATGGTGCACGTGTTTGTGAACATAGCCATGTCGATCGGGCTTGTGCCCATCACGGGCATACCGCTTCCCTTTATTAGCTACGGAGGCTCCTTTGTGCTCAGTTGCTGCTTGCTGCAAGGACTGGTCCAGAGCGTCTATCGCTTCAGGAAGGATTTTTCATGA